In Haemorhous mexicanus isolate bHaeMex1 chromosome 6, bHaeMex1.pri, whole genome shotgun sequence, a single window of DNA contains:
- the GPR65 gene encoding psychosine receptor yields MLPGWTMNNNTGCHDDHTLDKYLFPFVYSVVMMISIPINCISLYASCIQVRKKNELAVYIFSLSLADLLYSSILPLWIDYAWHGDDWRLSALLCQIFAFLTYMNFYTSTAFLACISLDRYLALVHPLKLQYLRTRRFSLIVSIVIWLLESIFNSVILVNKEVFNDPCNFTNHTLCYDNYPLERWQANINLFRICSGYLVPLIIIVFCYHKIYQVVRCNQATVDEEKKKVKKLIVNITVSFIVCFTPYHVVLLIRSIKEPSTSDPHLLLLMYKVYRITQALTSLNCIADPILYCFVSETARTEIVNLLRCCLCLGKRGEDQVKGHALCSSAAKNTALITYRSSCETQTVKIS; encoded by the coding sequence ATGCTACCGGGGTGGACAATGAATAACAACACTGGGTGCCATGATGATCACACCCTGGATAAGTATTTGTTTCCATTTGTGTACAGCGTTGTGATGATGATCAGTATTCCCATCAACTGCATATCCCTCTATGCATCTTGCATTCAGGTGAGGAAAAAGAATGAGTTAGCAGTCTACATCTTTAGCCTATCCCTGGCTGACCTTTTGTACTCTTCAATTCTGCCTCTGTGGATTGATTATGCCTGGCATGGAGATGACTGGAGGCTCTCTGCCTTGCTTTGTCAGATTTTTGCCTTCCTTACGTATATGAATTTCTACACCAGCACTGCGTTCCTTGCTTGCATCTCTCTTGACAGGTACCTGGCGTTAGTTCACCCCTTGAAGCTCCAGTATTTGCGCACAAGAAGATTTTCATTGATTGTCAGCATAGTTATTTGGCTTCTAGAAAGCATCTTTAATTCAGTCATATTGGTGAATAAAGAAGTATTCAATGATCCTTGCAATTTCACTAATCATACATTATGCTATGATAACTACCCCCTGGAAAGGTGGCAGGCCAACATAAATTTATTCCGGATATGCTCAGGGTACTTGGTCCCTTTGATAATTATTGTGTTTTGCTACCATAAAATCTACCAAGTAGTGAGGTGTAACCAAGCCACAGtagatgaagaaaagaaaaaagtgaagaaactTATTGTGAACATCACAGTTAGTTTCATTGTTTGCTTCACTCCTTATCATGTTGTGCTGCTTATCCGCAGCATCAAAGAACCTTCCACCTCTGACCCACATCTTTTGTTGCTGATGTATAAGGTTTACAGAATCACACAGGCCTTAACAAGTTTGAATTGCATTGCGGATCCCATTCTGTACTGCTTTGTGAGTGAAACTGCACGGACAGAGATAGTGAATTTGCTCAGATGTTGCTTGTGCCTAGGAAAGCGTGGGGAAGACCAAGTGAAAGGACATGCTCTGTGCAGTTCTGCTGCAAAAAACACTGCACTGATCACCTACAGAAGTTCCTGTGAAACCCAGACTGTCAAAATTTCCTGA